The DNA sequence GGTACATAAACGAAAAAAGCTTCACAATAAAATTGTGAAGCTAAGGATCTAAATGGATAATTATAAACTTATATAGGTCTATACTCGTTTAACATTTACCGCATATAACCCTTTTTCTCCCTCTTTCGGTTCAAAAGTCACTTCGTCGTCTTCCTGAATATTATCAATAACGTCTGATACATGGACGAAGTATTCACTGTCTGATTCTTTGTCTTTAATGAATCCAAATTTTTTAACTTCATTGAAAAATTTAACTGTTCCTTCTTTCATAATGTAATTTAATTAAAATGTTCCGGCGACAAATATACAGTTATTCAAGATATTGAGCAAATTTTCATGAAAAAGTTTAAAAATTTCTTTTCCTTCAAGGCCTTAATGGTTTACAGACTTCCGTTTACCAAACAGATACATGACCATTTAATTTTATTGAAATTTTGTTGGGTTTTGATCGCATGAAGAAGACAAAAAAAAATTTTTAAATTTGATAACAAAGTTCAACTCCTTACCGGGCAAGTTTTGCCAAAAAAAGCAAGAATTTGACCGGTAAGGTACTGAAGCTCCGCAAATTATTCATTATCTAAATGATGTGCCATGGACAACAGTAGAACAGTCAATACACCCGGAGAATTTGAAGATTACCTGATTCAGGGAACCAGTAACAGCTATGATTGCAGCGGGGTTACTTTTACATGTGAAATGGATTTATCGGAACGGGAATTTGAAAACGTTTATTGCCAGAATGCTGTATTTGAGAAGAAGGTATCTTTTAAAAATTCCATTTTTAAAGGAAATGCAGAATTTATAGGGGTTCAGTTTTCAAAAGCGTCTGAATTTTGGAAGACCCGGTTTATGAGATTTGCCAAATTCTGGAAGGCCAGGTTTTCGGGAAATGCTAACTTTATAGAAGCCCGGTTTCTCAGAAATGCTGACTTTTTGGAGGCTCAATTTTTAGGAAATGCAAAATTCTGGAAAGCCATTTTTTCGGAGAATGCTGATTTTATAGGTACGCGGTTTTCCAACCACGCAAATTTTTTACTGAGTCAATTTTCGGGAGATGTTAACTTTACAGAAGCCTATTTTGCTGAAACTGCTAATTTCTCAGGATCAAAACTTTCAGGCAATACCCAGTCACGATTTTTAGGAATCACGAACTTCAGGGGATCTCAGTTTTCAGGAGATGCTGAATTCTGGAAAGCCCGGTTTTTGGGAAACGTTAACTTTTCAGGTGCCGCCTTTTCCGGAATTGCTGAATTTTCCGAAGCCACGTTTTCGGGGATCACTGACTTTTCAGATACAACCTTTTTTTCAGCGGATTTTAGCAATACGGTTTTTGACCCAAATTCCCAAAGTGGGTAATCCCCAATAATACAGGAGTTGCTTTCTCCTTATTTCATCCTGGCGGTCCAGTTTTCTATTGACTTATTCTTATCAAGGATATGGACTTTACCCGTTATCTGATCCCCTTCTACACGGCCATTGTACACATACTTGGTGCCAGTAGACGGATTAACTGCTGTAAAAGCAATCCGCCTACCCGTAAGTCCGCTGTGCTCAACCTGTAATTCAACATCCCCGGCATGAATGGTAAGATCAATTTCCTGAAATTTTTGTCCGGCGGTCATCGTAAATCCTTTTTCGTTTGTTTGCCACTGCCAGTGACCTTCAACCTTTGCCGGCACAACCCAGTAATAAATATCCCTGGTTACAATTCCCAAAGGACCGTTCAGTTTCGGTCCCTTCAATTCAATACCAAGGTTGTTTAATTTTATTTGATTGTCCACCATCCAGTCGCCCATGTCGAAATCGGAAGTATCTTTTGTAATGGAACGATTCTTTATCCCACTTTTTTTCGAAAAATCCCGGTCGCTTTCTTTTACGGAATTATCTCCTGTTCCGGAACCGGACAAAAAGCCATTATCCTCTATCTTTATCCGTTTATCGGGTTTCCATTCCCCCATATCAAAATTGTGAGAGACAATTTTGGTACCCGGTTCCAGGCTATCCAGAAGTGTCGGCCGGAGTTTTAGGTTGATGGACCTCAGCAGATACATCGTGATTACATTGGCCCTGCTGAAATCGCTCTTAAATAT is a window from the Bacteroidales bacterium genome containing:
- a CDS encoding class I SAM-dependent methyltransferase; this encodes MKTQVTQLLYNSVVKVLIPGSIFSRTAGMMLILMFFLYHSANAQELDVPYVSTPHSVVEKMLNVSDVGPDDYVIDLGCGDGRIVVAAAQRGAFGHGIDLDPERIREAEENARQAGVQDKVMFLQQDIFKSDFSRANVITMYLLRSINLKLRPTLLDSLEPGTKIVSHNFDMGEWKPDKRIKIEDNGFLSGSGTGDNSVKESDRDFSKKSGIKNRSITKDTSDFDMGDWMVDNQIKLNNLGIELKGPKLNGPLGIVTRDIYYWVVPAKVEGHWQWQTNEKGFTMTAGQKFQEIDLTIHAGDVELQVEHSGLTGRRIAFTAVNPSTGTKYVYNGRVEGDQITGKVHILDKNKSIENWTARMK
- a CDS encoding pentapeptide repeat-containing protein; translated protein: MDNSRTVNTPGEFEDYLIQGTSNSYDCSGVTFTCEMDLSEREFENVYCQNAVFEKKVSFKNSIFKGNAEFIGVQFSKASEFWKTRFMRFAKFWKARFSGNANFIEARFLRNADFLEAQFLGNAKFWKAIFSENADFIGTRFSNHANFLLSQFSGDVNFTEAYFAETANFSGSKLSGNTQSRFLGITNFRGSQFSGDAEFWKARFLGNVNFSGAAFSGIAEFSEATFSGITDFSDTTFFSADFSNTVFDPNSQSG
- a CDS encoding cold shock domain-containing protein; the protein is MKEGTVKFFNEVKKFGFIKDKESDSEYFVHVSDVIDNIQEDDEVTFEPKEGEKGLYAVNVKRV